The genomic segment GATGACATAACCTTTGCCACGGGATTCGACTTCGCCGCAGCCCGCAGCGTAAAGATTCTCGGTGAGCTCTATGCAAAGAAGAGTTACTCGGGAAGCCTGGACAGACTCGAATTGCGCTTCGGCACCAGGATTCTCACTACGGAAAATATCTTCACGACACTCGGGGCCGGATACGACTTAAAGAATAGAAGCCCTGAATACCGGATACTGTTTTCCGTGAGCTATCTCTTCCCTCTAAAGAAGAAGGAAATTGAGAAGATTGAGGAAGGAGGCGACTGATGTTTGACCTGGGGATTCAGGAGCTCATCGTCATTTTCGTCGTTGCGCTCATCGTCTTCGGACCGAAACGTCTGCCCGAACTCGGGAAGTCTCTCGGTAAAGGGATGCTGGAGTTGAGAAAAGCGCTCCAGGGTATGAAGGAACAGATGGACACGGAGCTCGACACAACACCAAAACCCGGAGAAATTACCGCGCCCCCCATCGATGAGCAGAGGGATGAAAAGCCCGGAACGACAGGGGCTGACCGGCAGGGGGAAAAGGATCGTGAGATGGAAAGGAAGGACGACACCGTAAATGGCCGATGAAAAACTGCCGTTCACAGAACACCTCTCGGAGCTCAGGAAGAGAATCATCGTTTCGCTTGTCGCCCTTCTCGTCGGGTTTCTCATCTCCTTCGGTTATTCCGAGGAGCTCTTCAAGGCGCTCATCTTCCCCCTGAAATTCGAGATAGGCTTCACCCTGAAGTATCCCTTTCTATCGCTTGTGCCCTCCAAGATTCAAAACCCCTCCCTGGTCTTTCTCGCGCCCGCAGAGGCATTCTGGATGCACCTGAAGGTCGCCTTCGTCGCAGGTCTCGTCCTCACCCTTCCCGTTATTTTCCATCAGCTCTGGAAATTTGTGTCACCAGGATTGCTCGTGAAGGAAAGAAAATATATCCTGCCTTTCGTGGGAAGCGCCACGATACTCTTCTTCATCGGTGCCGGGTTCTGTTTCCTCTTCGTGCTCCCCTTCGCCATGAGCTTTCT from the Thermodesulfovibrionales bacterium genome contains:
- a CDS encoding twin-arginine translocase TatA/TatE family subunit, which translates into the protein MFDLGIQELIVIFVVALIVFGPKRLPELGKSLGKGMLELRKALQGMKEQMDTELDTTPKPGEITAPPIDEQRDEKPGTTGADRQGEKDREMERKDDTVNGR
- the tatC gene encoding twin-arginine translocase subunit TatC produces the protein MADEKLPFTEHLSELRKRIIVSLVALLVGFLISFGYSEELFKALIFPLKFEIGFTLKYPFLSLVPSKIQNPSLVFLAPAEAFWMHLKVAFVAGLVLTLPVIFHQLWKFVSPGLLVKERKYILPFVGSATILFFIGAGFCFLFVLPFAMSFLLTYKTGSMTPMLSVGSYVDFCLKFILAFGAVFELPIVIVFLTRMGIVTPKALAKNRKYAVLAAFIIAAILTPTPDAFNQTLMAVPMIVLYEAGVLVSRLFVKRREERV